From the genome of Laspinema palackyanum D2c:
AACGAGTCAGGGCGCGGTTTCCACGGAAGGTCCCATCGGGATAACCTGCGATACAGCGATAGCGCTCAACCAGGGATTGGAGCGCTTGGAAAGCCCAGTCAGTGGGTTGCACGTCCCGCAGTTGAGACACGGAGGTAACTTGGGCAATGTTGTTGGTGCCCGCCCCTTCACGGCTGTATTGATTGAGTTGTTGTAAAACGTTGGCGGTTTCGGTGGCCGACGGTGCGTCCTCTTGGACTTGGGCGATTAGGTTAAATCCCCCTGCTGAAGAAAATGCAGTGGGTGCGGCAAACTGATTCGCCTGAGCCACTGGCATAGACTCGGTTTGGGTTTCAGAGGCGATCGCTTCAGGTGCGCCCACAACGGACGCTAAGGCCGCTCCAACTAACGCCGATGTTAAAACTGCTGGACTAACCAACAGAGAATTCCACAATACTTTAGACATTTTCCCTCTTCTCCTCACACCTTTAATTATCTAAACGATTTGACTCACGTCTCCCCTCAATCTTTCAGACAGGAGATGACAAGCCAAAAGAAGGAAATCCAGAGCTATTTCATAGCTCTTAACCCCTTGACAGGTTATATCCACTTCTCAACTGCACCGATTATAGATTTTTAGCCGGAACAGTTATGGGTCCCCACTACCTAGAGTGGGGGTGCTACGGCAGAGCCTAGAATCAGCGGCATCCCCTCCAATCATTGATGTCCCCGATGGAAAAACTAGCCCCATCAAAGATGAGGATGTAGAACCCTCAACCGGACGGATCGGTTTTCTGCCCAGGTTTTTCGTAACCTGATCAAGCAGGCTTCGGAGTTGGCTGGAGGGCCTATTGCTTCTAACAAACTCTCGACTCATTATATAGTCAGCGAGATAGTGGCTGCTTACTTCTGTTATAGATTAACAGATTTACTTCGATTGGAACCGGAGATTTGCAAGTCTTTGTTGTTTCTTGCGAACGATGGTAACCCTTGAACGGTCCAGTTCTATGGTGTTTTTTTTCTACTTCAAGGGCAAATAAACCCTATGTTTACTGAAAATTTTCGGTTCAGGGCCAGCCGATGCTCGATTTGATGCAATAGGCTCCCAGGGATGACTAGGGTTAAGGTTTTTGAGTTCCCCGATCGCCTGAATCAAGAGGTTTTAAGAAGGCTGCTCGCCATTAGCTGTGATGAGGGAGTTGGGATTAGGCGCTCTCTAAGGTAACGACCTGTTGGGAGTGACCCAGGACTGAAAAAACTTGGCGATGCTCGAATAACTCCAACAGGTCCGCGTTGATTTTGTTATGAATAGCTTCTTCTCGGAGAATTCGGAGGGCCGCTTCTACAGGCAATCCTCTCTTGTAGGGGCGATCGCCTGCCGTGAGCGCATCATAAATATCGGCAATGGTCATAATCTGGGCCTGGATCGGAATTTCATTTCCTTTCAATCCCCTTGGGTACCCCGATCCATCGATCTTTTCATGATGGCCGAAGGCGATCTTTGGTACATCTTTCAGATCCCGGGTCCAGGGAATTCGCTTCAAAAACTCATAGGTATGAGTCACATGATATTCAATAGACAAGCGTTCTTCTGGGGTCAGATTCCCTTTGGGGATCAGCAGTTGAGTGATTTCGTCGGGATCGATCAAGGGCTTTAATTGACCATCTACATCTCTATAGATCTGTTGAGAAAGTTCTCGGAGGCGAGCGAGGGGTTCTTCCGCGAGAATGCGCGGTTCGTTGGCCTCTAACAAGAGCTTCCAGTAAGTATTGAGTTGCTCTATCTTCTCTTGGAGTTGACGGTCGAGTTCCTGTAGCTCCTGACAATGAGAACAAGCATTTTCCGGGTCCCGATGAAGGTGTGAGGGATGCTCAATCAAATACCTAAACTTGTTTTGGGCGCATTCCATTTCCATCGTTCGCTCGGCTAAAGCAAAGCGATGGCGGATCACCTCTAGTTGTGATGGGTAGAGCTTTTTCTGCTTAACTAAAATCGCTTCAGGGACCCCAACTTTGCCAAAATCATGCAACAAAGCCGCATAGCGGACTTCTTGGATTTGACGAACACTAAACTTGACATCGCGCATGGGTCCAGTCGTCACCGTATTGGCCTCTTGACTGAGGCGAACGGTCAGTTCGGCCACCCGCTCAGAATGTCCAAAGGTACAGGGATCCCGCGCTTCAATGACTTGCACCGATGCTGTCACAAAACCCTCGAACAGATGTTCAATACTTTCTTGCAGATGATTCCGTTCGATGGAAATCGCCGCTTGGGATGCCAAACTTCTGACGATTCGCTCTTCCCATTCTGAGTAAGGCTGGGTGACTTCAGTCACGTTTTCTGGGGTGACCACCACATCCGCCTTAGTTTTCCGATTAATCAGTTGTAGGACGCCGATCATTTCCCCCTGACGGTTTTGCATCGGCAGCACCAGGACCGAACGAGTTGAGTAGTCAAGATCTCGATCAACGCTGCGCTCTAGCTGATAAGGGACGGTGGGTGGCAAGGCGTAGGCATCGGCCAGATTTAGGCTTTCTCCAGTGAGGGCGACATAACCGGCCAAACTTTTAGGCGTCAGGGGTATGGCAAATTCCTGAAATGAAATTTGAGGCAGAGAATCGTTCTGTGCTACCTTAAACAACAACTTTGGTATTTCTTCATCGTTGTGATCTACCAGGTAAACGCTTCCTGCATCGCTACAGGTCAGTTCTCGGCTCTTGGTTAAAATGAGGGTCAACAACGCGCCCAAGTCATAGGTACTCGAAAGCGCTGTCCCAATATCTAATAGCTCCTCTACTAATTCCGCTCTGGTTACATATTCGTTGCTTAATTCCGGGGTATTCAAGACCCCAAGCGGGTGATTTTTTTTGACTGTCCGATCGCTGTTCACAGCTTTACCTGAATTCAGATGAAAGTACCGGATGCATGGAAGCCCAGGCTCGTTAAACCCGGGAGGAAAGGCGGCCCTATTCCCTTTATTCCCCGTCAATCTTGTGCTACAATCGAGAGGCCCTTAACAACAACTGTCTACCTGCGGATACAATTTCAATCCTGTTAGACTCCTGCGTTAACCCTAAGGCGGTGTTGCCGTAGCCCCGTTAAACCAGCACTCTTTCAATGGTTAAGTCTACCTAACCGCGCATTAGTGACAGACGAACACAATAAGATTTCCCTATCCTCAAGTAACCGCAGTTGACAGGGTTCGCTGTTTAGCACCTGTAGTTCGAGGTTTAAGCTAAGCCTGTTACGGGGGAAATCTCCCCAAAAAGGACCCTCTTTTTTAAGAGATGAGTTCGCTCCAGGCTTTGTCCGAAACGGTTTCCCTGAGTTGAGACCTGCCTTTTGAGGGTTTCAAATGGAGGTCTTCTAACGATGGACCTGTTGGGTCACCCAAAGGAAGCCCCTAGGAAGTCGAAAGTCCCATCACTTCGTTCCCCTACTTATAACAACTCCAGCCTGGACTCATGCTACATCTGTAGTTTACTGATTCGCACAGTTTATCACAAAAATTTTGTTAGGAGAATTTAATCCGTCTCAACCCACTCTCTTAGGAAGGGGAACTCATTTCAACTCGGAGATGGTCTGGGCCATCTGAAAGTCTTTTTCGGTTAAGCCCCCCGCATCATGAGTGGTTAAACTAATGGTGACTTTGTTATAAGAAATTTCTAGGTCTGGGTGATGTCCGGCGATTTCGGCTGGATCTACTAATTGATTAACAAAGGCGATCGCCTCGATAAAATCTTTAAATTTTCTTTCACAGTGCAAAATTTTTCCGTCTCGGGTCCAGCCCCCAATCTGAATCAACCGCTCCTGAATCTCCGTTTCTGTTAACAACTGAGCCATCTGATTCTCCCTGTTGACTTCCATATAAGTAAGATGGTTAACCGAATTTCTTCCCTGAATAGGGTTTCCTAATCACCATCATTTTTCTCTATAAATTGCCGAAAACATTTAACTACGGCTTAAAAAAACTATCCGCTCTCACCGGGAGCGCTTAGTTTTCACTATGACGCTGAGGGTGAAAGCGGTCTAGTTGGTCTTCAGATTGGAACCTGACTGCCGGGAGGAACTCCCAACCAGCCTAGTTCTCAAGGATTTTCTTTAATCCGAAAGGGACTAAAGCGAGTTGTTAGAGAACAGCCCCGGCCCACAGCCGATTTACTCCAATCTGATGACCCATGCATTTACTACTATCTGGCATAGGCATCACCTCCTGTTTACCCTAAGCGGGTTTTATTTCAATAAACTTTATGTAACCTAGCATAACACACCGAATTGGAAATTTCCCAACCTTGCGCTTTTTTATCTGGCTAATTTTTTTCTGGGGACTGCCGGGGCCTCCAAACTCGTCGGAAAAGCCTGGAATGAAGAGATTTAGGGGGAGTGACCCCTACTATTTAAAACAAAACCCCTCCCATCTGGGAGGGGTTTTGACTAAACCCACCTCGAAACTGAGTTAGGTTGCTAGGAATTTCTACAGAGCGTTACCGCGAGGTAGAACTTCTTCAGGGAACTCGAAGTTTTCATGAGGCTGGTCAACCGGAGCCATCCAAGCCCGAATCCCTTCATTCAGAAGGATATTCTTGGTATAGAAGGTTTCAAATTCCGGGTCTTCCGCAGCCCGCAGTTCTTGAGACACGAAGTCATAAGCGCGCAGGTTTAAACCTAAGCCCACGACCCCGATCGCGCTCATCCACAAGCCGGTGACTGGCACGAACAACATAAAGAAGTGTAACCAGCGCTTGTTGGAGAAAGCCACCCCAAAGATTTGGGACCAAAAACGGTTAGCGGTAACCATCGAGTAGGTTTCTTCCGCCTGAGTCGGTTCAAAGGCGCGGAAGGTGTTGGAACCTTCACCATCTTCAAACAAGGTGTTTTCCACGGTGGCTCCATGAATGGCGCACAGTAGCGCACCGCCCAGGATACCGGCCACTCCCATCATGTGGAAGGGGTTGAGGGTCCAGTTATGGAACCCTTGGAAGAACAACAGGAAGCGGAAGATAGCAGCAACGCCAAAGCTAGGAGCAAAGAACCAGCCGGATTGACCCAAGGGATACATCAAGAACACGCTAACGAACACCGCAATGGGTCCGGTAAAGGCGAGTCCGTTGTAAGGACGAATCCCTAAGAGGCGGGCAATTTCCAACTGACGCAGGCAGAAGCCAATCAGACCAAAGGCCCCATGCAGGGCGACGAAGGTCCACAGACCGCCGAGTTGACACCACCGGGTGAAGTCACCTTGGGCTTCAGGACCCCAGAGGAACAGGAGGGAATGTCCCAGACTGTTCGGGGGAGTTGAAACAGCCACGGTGAGGAAGTTGCAACCTTCTAAATAGGAGGAAGCGAGTCCGTGGGTGTACCAAGAGGTGACGAAGGTGGTGCCGGTCAGCCAGCCTCCCACTGCGAGGTAAGCGCAGGGGAAGAGTAATAGGCCAGACCAACCGATAAATACGAAGCGATCGCGCTTGAGCCAGTCGTCGAGGACGTCAAACCATCCCCGCTCTGCCTGGGCGCGTCCGACTGCAATCGTCATAACGCAAAATCTCCAAATTAATATGGCTACGGTTAACTCTTTCTGAGCGTTTTCGACCGGGGTTTCTGCCAGCCATAGCAGAAAATGGGCGATTGCGCTTCAAGAGTTTACGTTTCTTTACTATGTTTCTCATTATAGGCGGAAACCTGAAAATTTTTAAACCCCCTCATCTAAAAATTTTCTGAAGAGTAGCTCAAAGGAGTGGCGTTAGGGGTGGGACTCATGGAACGGATTTCTCTACAGCGCCGGTGATGCCAGGAGCAAACTTGAGTCATGGGGAGGGGCCTGGAAGAGGGCCACCGGGAGCAGAAAACAGGGATAGATAGGAGGGCGATCGCCGCTTAATTTAGGTCGTTGATTTCCAGACATCCCCGGAATGCTGAGATTTTGGGATACTAGAAAGGTGCGGTCCAATGAACTTTGCCACAAATCATGTTTACGATTGACTTAACCTTAAAACACACGCCTTTACCCCTGTCGGTGCAACGGAAGACCCTAGAAGATGCCCAGACCCTCTACCAGGAGGTGGTCGGAGCGATGCGCTCAGGGAGTTCTGAGATTTTGGAACTCACCTGCGAGAAGATGCCTGAGAAAAAAATCGCCGTCTTTATTAATCAACTCACAGCGGTACAAATCTCTGAGAAGTCTGGTGCGGCGGCAGCAGGCAAAGCCCCTGGATTTGCCTCGTTGGTGGAATCCCTGAGTCAATGAACCCGACGCCTTCCGGTGACGATCGCCCCAAGGCGATCGTGGTACAGGACCTCTGCTTTAACTGGCCCTCGGGAGCAGGGGTGTTAAAGTCCTGCTCCTTGGAAGTTCCCCAAGGCGAATTTTGGATGCTCTTGGGGACCAATGGCAGTGGAAAATCCACGTTACTCCGGTTACTGGCGGGTTTGCTTACCCCACGGGACGGTCAAATTTCCATTTCTCGTCCCGTGGGGTTTGTGTTCCAAAACCCGGATCATCAGTTAGTGATGCCTACAGTTGGAGCCGATGTTGCGTTTGGGTTGGTGGAGGAAAATCTCACCCTCGCTCAAACTCGGCATCGGGTGGAAGAAGCCCTAACAGCGGTCAACTTACTCGCCCTGCAACGACGTCCGATTTATGCGCTGAGTGGAGGTCAAAAGCAGCGGGTTGCTATTGCTGGGGCGATCGCCCGCCATTGCGAGGTTCTGTTATTAGATGAGCCCACCGCTTTATTGGACCCAGATAGTCAATTAGACCTCGTGGCTCAAGTCCAGCGGTTGGTTAAAAGCCGAGGGTTAACGGCACTCTGGGTCACCCATCGGTTTGAGGAATTAGCCTATTGCGATGGAGCTTTCCTCCTGGAACGGGGGCGCATGGTCGATTCGGGGAATCCGCAGCCCCTGATCCAACGGTTGATGGAATCTGAGGATTTAGAGTGATCCCCAGGGCCGCGACTGCTATTTTCCGTAGTCGCGGCCCTTTCCCCTTGAAAAGATATTGTTATGATTGGTGAAAGTTTAGTTTTGAATTTTTAAACTAAATTTAAGTTTTGATTAGGATAAAAAATGATATAATGCAAAGCGCCTGGTCTGATTCTGAGTAAATTGTAAACAAATGTAAAGAAAAGCCATGCCACGCTCCTCAGCGCGACCTTTATTGCTCGTGGATGGATACAACATCATAGGACTATGGTCCAAGCTCAAAACCAAGCGAGACTTTGACGGGTTAGAAGCATCCCGCCGAGAACTAATCGAGTCGCTGATCAACTACAGCGCTTTTGAAGGATTAGACACTCTGGTGGTTTTTGATGCTCATTCTCGCCATGAGCCAACCTACACCGAAGTCATATCGACAAGTTTATCCGTCTGCTACACCGAATTTGGGCAAACCGCAGACACCTATATTGAAAAGACCTGTGCCACTTTTCGGCGAAACTTGGGAAATCTCCATCGCCGGTTAATTGTGGCGACCTCAGACCGTGCTCAGCAGCAAACGGTTTTAGGATATGGGGCGGAATGGATGTCCGCGCTTCAGTTCGCCCAAGCGATCGAAGCGACGGAACGCCGCTGCCGGAGTAAACAGAAAACCCGCAATAAGCCCTCTAGTCGGTTTCTGGTTTCGGGACTGGATGCGGAAGCGCAACAGCGACTGGCGCAGTTGCGACGGGGTTTGTAGCCGGTCAGGACGCTTGATTTTTGTGACTTGAGAGGCGATCGCCACCCATACCGAATCCGAACCCATCCCAGCCTTCAAAAAAAAATTAAAAAATTTTTGAAAAAGGGGTTGCCAAAACTAGAAAGGTATGTGTATTATTAATAACGGTGAGCCAAGCAACCCGAAACGTTCCTCGGTAGCTCAGTGGTAGAGCGGTCGGCTGTTAACCGATTGGTCGTAGGTTCGAATCCTACCCGGGGAGTTGATTAATTTTAGACTTTGGATGGAAGAGATTAGATTGAATTTCAATCTAATCTCTTCCTATTCATGGTTTAAAAATAGACAAGATTATGTTGAAAAACACCGATTTAGAAGGGCACAGCCCGACCGAATTTTCCGCCTATTGGTCCCTCGACCCGCAGATTACTTTTTTGAATCACGGTTCTTTTGGGGCCTGTCCCTTCCCGGTGTTAGAAGCCCAAGAACGGGTGCGGCAGCAGCTAGAACAGGAACCTGTAAGGTTTTTCGTGCGCGAATTTGAGCCACTTCTGGATCAAGCGGTGGAACAGTTAGCCCAGTTCGTCGGGGTGGATGCGCGGGACTTGGTTTTTGTGCCCAATGCCACTACCGGGGTGAATTCTGTGCTGCGATCGCTGCGGTTTAACCCGGGAGACGAGTTACTGACCACGGACCATGAGTACAACGCTAGTCGCAACGCCTTAGAATTTGTGGCCGATCGCGCTGATGCCCGAATTGTTGTGGCCCCCGTTCCCTTCCCGATCGCCTCCAAGCAGCAGATTGTCGATGCAGTCATGGGACGGGTCAGCGAAAAAACCAAACTCGTTCTCTTAGACCATATTAGTAGCCAAACCGGATTAATTTTTCCCATTGAGGAAATTATTCAGCAGCTTTCCCAATATGGGATTGAGACTCTGATTGATGGCGCACACGCCCCCGGGATGCTACCCCTGAACTTACCCAAAATCGGGGCGACTTATTATAGCGGCAACTGTCATAAATGGTTGTCTGCACCCAAAGGGGCTGCATTTTTGTATGTTAGAGGCGATCGCCAGCAGCAAATTCGACCCCTGACCATTAGTCATGGGGCCAACTCCTCCCGGACTGATAAATCTCGCTTCCAACTGGAATTTGATTGGACCGGAACCGGGGACCCCTCGGCTTATTTATCTGTCCCTGCTGCCATTCAGTTTATGGGGTCCCTCCTGCCTGGGGGGTGGTCCGAATTAATGTCCAGAAACCATAAGCTTGTTTTGTCCGCAAGGCAGATGCTTTGCGACACCCTGGGAGTCGAAATTCCGGCCCCCTCAGAAATGATTGGATCAATGGCTTGTATTCCAATTCCGGATGGATCCGCAGACGAATTACATGATGAACTCTTCGATCGCCATCAGATTGAATTACAGGTGATGCCTTGGCCGAAATTTCCCCAACGGGTGATCCGAATTTCGGCTCAGATTTACAATAATTTCGAGCAGTATCAACAGTTGGCGGGAGTGTTGAAGCAGGTACTCAAGTGATTCAACCTAAACCTTCTATAAGGTTGATTGGATCGCTTCTGCAAACTGTTGAAACTGGTCTTGTCGCCATTTGACATCAAGATTGCGATCGCTTTTTATCTCTAAGACTCGAATGCCCGAAGTCGGTAAAGGATTTAACAGCGATTCTAATTGCTGCCAAGACTCAATCCGCTGATGTTCGATATCATAGCCTGCACATAATCGGGCAAAATTGATGTTTTGCGGAGTCGCAAAAAACTCGGTAAACGGTGGGTCAAATTTGGCAATGGGTAACATTCCAAAAATGCCACCGCCGTTATTGTTGATTAAAATTATGGTTAAATGACCTTGAAAATATTGGCGGATTAAAAATCCATTGGTGTCATGTAAAAGGGCTAAATCTCCCGTTAACATGACGCTACTTTGATGGCGATGGGCGATGCCTAATGCGGTGGATAATGTTCCATCAATGCCATTTGCACCTCGGTTCACGAAGGGTTGGATATGGCGGTTCCCTGGCTTCCAGAAATATTCGATATCTCGGACAGGCATACTATTAGCAATAAATAGGGGAGTTTCTGGGGGTAACTGTTGAGAAATCAGCCATGCCACTTTGGGTTCAATTAGGTCGGGAATGGATGAGAGGGTGGTATCGATTTTCTGGCGGGTTTGGCGTTCAGTGTCACACCACTGTTGTAGATAGGCGGTGGGGGAAGGAGTTGCCGGGATGGGATTTAAGGTGGCGGCAAGGGAGGCGATCGCCATCCGCAGAGGAATCGTGCGGCCATGTAGGGGGTCGAGGTTGCGATCGCTTTCGGTGACTAAAAAAGTTAAAGGTTGGGTAGTTTCTAGCCAACTCCGAAGGGTTTTACTGGTGGGCAATTCCCCAATTTGAATCGCTATTTCTGGGGTAATTTTATCGGCAAGTCTGGGATTTCTGAGGATGAAATCATAAGTGGAAATTAAATACGGATTGAGGTCGGCATAATTGCGGAGGGGGGATAATCCTTCTGCAAGAACCGGCCAATTTAAGGTTTTAGAGAGATGGGCGATCGCCTGACAATAGTCTCTCGGATTTTGGGGTTGGGCGACTCCAGCAATGATGATTCCCCGTTGGCAGTTTTGCCATTGTTGTAGAGGGGATGGGGGATGGGGGATGAAGGATGAAGGATGAAGGATGAGGGATGAGGGGAGATGGGTAAAGAATTCTTCGGGTTGGAAGGTTGTTGCTAAATCGGTGGCTTTGGGTTCTGGTAAAGGGGCTAATGGATCGCGAAAGGGGAGATTCAAATGGACGGGACCGGGGACTGGAAATAAGGTTTTTTCCCAAGCGTGAATCAGGGTTTGGCGGAGGTAGCTTAGTTGTTTTAGTTCTAAAGATGGCGTGGCTAATTCCGTTTGCCAGGTGGGATAATGTCCATAGAGTTTAACTTGGTCGATGGTTTGACCAGAATGGCAATCCCGCAGTTCTGGGGGTCGGTCTGCGGTTAAAATTAATAAGGGAACGCGGCTTTCTTTTGCTTCAATTATCGCCGGATAAAAATTTGCCCCAGCGGTTCCCGAGGTACAGACTAAAACAACAGGTTTGCCGGTTTGTTTGGCTTGTCCTAGGGCAAAAAAACTGGCCGATCGCTCATCTAAAATGGGGATAGCTTCAATCTGAGGATGGCTGGCAAAGGCAACGGTTAACGGGGTGGAACGGGAACCGGGACAAATCACTGCCGTGGTTAATCCCAGGCGTTGGAATGTCTCGACTAAAATAGAAGCCCAAACGGTGTTAGTATTGCGGAAATCTATTGGCATTCTTAAGGGGAGAAGGAATCCGAATGGTCCCGTTGATTAAGGTTAAACTAAGGCTTTTAACAGGGTTTTGAGTTTGAGTTGCACTTCGGCTAATTCTTTGTCTGGGTCGGACCCGGCGACAATTCCAGCCCCCGCATACAATCGGGCGCGATCGCCTTCAATTAAAGCGGACCGAATGCCGACAATAAATTCACAATTACCATAGCCATCAATCCAGCCTAATGGGGCCGCATATAAGCCGCGATCGAAGGCTTCATAACGGCGAATTTCTTGACAAGCGGTATCCCGGGGAACCCCAGCTACTGCGGGAGTGGGATGGAGGTCCGCTAAAATGTCTAAGGGATGGATTCCGGGGGGTAAGGTGGCTTGAATTGGGGTCCAGAGATGTTGAATATTGGACAATTGTAGTAATAACAATTGCGGGGGGACGTTCGGATTTAACCCTAAACGGGTGAGGCGATCGCAGATAAAATCAATCACCACTCGATGTTCATGAATTTCTTTTTCACTAGATAACAGCAGTTTGGCTAATTCTGCATCTTCTCCTGACGTTTTACCTCGGGGGGCAGAACCGGCTAAGGCATCAGTGGTTAATTGATGATTATAAATCGCCAGCAAGCGTTCCGGACTGGCCCCGATAAAATTGGTCCCGCCACCGTTTCCCGTGGCAAAGGTGTAGCAATCGGGGTAGAGGCGGCGTAAATTATTGAGCGATTTAACGAGGTTGATGGGAAAGGGAAAGTTTAAATCAATGGCATCGGCTAAAACGATTTTATTTAAAGTTTTGTTGTTAATCCGGTTTAGGGCGGAATAAACGGATTTTCTAAAATTAGCAGTGGGTTTAAAGTCGTGTTTTTGGAAAGATGGGTTGGGAAAATTTACTGCGTCTAGCCAGCGAGAATTGGCCCAGCGAATCTGGGTCAGTTTATTACATAAATCTTGATGTAAGGCTTTAATATTATCCCGGGCGGATAGGGAAAAGTTGGCGACGAACACCGAACGGTTGTGACATCGGGCGACTTGCCACCGGGGTAATAACACCGTGGCGCAAGGAAAGGCCGATTCTGGGGGGCGTAGGTCGTCAAAAAAGGTAAAGTTACAAAAAAAGTGGGGTCCGGCAAAGGGGAGGTCCGTGGCCCCGGTGGTAATGGTATTCGCCAAACAGGATTGGATAAAGGTTTGCGCTTTGACAAATCTTGCGGAACCCGAGGGGACATGAAAGGTGATTGCCGCCCCGATCGCCGCGATCGCTTCCCCTTTATTGCCATTTTCAAAATAAAAATGTGGGTCCTCGGGTTGGGCGATCGCCTGTAAAACCGCTAGGGGGTCCAGAGGGGGAAGTTCCAGGGATAGGGTGGCAATCTGGGGGCATTCTTTCTCAACGGATACCTGCTGACAAGCGACAAGGAACTGATAAAGATCCTTGCGGTCTGGCTTCATGTTGGTATCAGACGGTACAACTAGCATGGAGGAAAGGATGGCTTCTTGGGCTGGTTGGGGGAAATCGCCCCCGGTTTACGGCGGGTACCCTCAAAAGTACCTCCTATCTATCTAACCATCGCACGGTTCCCACGGACACGCGCACTTGATGGGGACATCTACCCGGTACAATAGATCCCGCATTCTCAGCATTGTATGTCACTGAGGGATTTACAGGGGGTTCGATGAAGTTGCCAGCAGGCCCTAGGGTACCGTTTTTTCTGCAAGCGCTACAAATGATTGCCAATCCGATCGCCTATCTGGAACGGAATGCCAGTCGCTATGGTGACCCTTTCACCCTGCATTTATTAGGGGGAAACTCTCCCCCGGTGGTGTTTTTGAGTCATCCAGAGGGGATTCAACAGATTTTTACCTCGGCGGCAGGGGCGTTTGAGTTAGGCAAAATCACCGACCCCTTTCGCCCTCTCACCGGGTCCCAATCCCTAATTATGCAGGATGGGGCCAAGCATCAAGGGACGCGCCAGCTTTTGATGCCACCTTTACATGGGGAACGGTTGCAAAGCTATGGGAACCAGATTTGTGATATCACTGCGGAGGCGATCGCCCATTGGCAACCGGATACCCCTCTCAATCTGCGTCAGGCCCTGTCGTCGATTTCCCTAAAAACAATTTTGCGGGTGGTGTTTGGCATGAACCCCGGGGAACGAGCTCACCAACTCGAACTCCTGATTGAACCGTTTTTAGAGTCGGTGAACTCTACCCTCAACTCGGTGCAATTTTTTTGGAATCCGTTACAGCAAGATTTGGGTCCCTGGAGTCCTTGGGGGAAATTTCTGCGCCAACAGCAGCAAATTGACGAGTTAATTTATGCTGAAATTCGCGATCGCCGGGGTCAAACTGATGGTAGTGATGTCCTTTCCATGCTGATGTCGGCACAAGA
Proteins encoded in this window:
- the menD gene encoding 2-succinyl-5-enolpyruvyl-6-hydroxy-3-cyclohexene-1-carboxylic-acid synthase; its protein translation is MPIDFRNTNTVWASILVETFQRLGLTTAVICPGSRSTPLTVAFASHPQIEAIPILDERSASFFALGQAKQTGKPVVLVCTSGTAGANFYPAIIEAKESRVPLLILTADRPPELRDCHSGQTIDQVKLYGHYPTWQTELATPSLELKQLSYLRQTLIHAWEKTLFPVPGPVHLNLPFRDPLAPLPEPKATDLATTFQPEEFFTHLPSSLILHPSSFIPHPPSPLQQWQNCQRGIIIAGVAQPQNPRDYCQAIAHLSKTLNWPVLAEGLSPLRNYADLNPYLISTYDFILRNPRLADKITPEIAIQIGELPTSKTLRSWLETTQPLTFLVTESDRNLDPLHGRTIPLRMAIASLAATLNPIPATPSPTAYLQQWCDTERQTRQKIDTTLSSIPDLIEPKVAWLISQQLPPETPLFIANSMPVRDIEYFWKPGNRHIQPFVNRGANGIDGTLSTALGIAHRHQSSVMLTGDLALLHDTNGFLIRQYFQGHLTIILINNNGGGIFGMLPIAKFDPPFTEFFATPQNINFARLCAGYDIEHQRIESWQQLESLLNPLPTSGIRVLEIKSDRNLDVKWRQDQFQQFAEAIQSTL
- a CDS encoding isochorismate synthase, with the protein product MLVVPSDTNMKPDRKDLYQFLVACQQVSVEKECPQIATLSLELPPLDPLAVLQAIAQPEDPHFYFENGNKGEAIAAIGAAITFHVPSGSARFVKAQTFIQSCLANTITTGATDLPFAGPHFFCNFTFFDDLRPPESAFPCATVLLPRWQVARCHNRSVFVANFSLSARDNIKALHQDLCNKLTQIRWANSRWLDAVNFPNPSFQKHDFKPTANFRKSVYSALNRINNKTLNKIVLADAIDLNFPFPINLVKSLNNLRRLYPDCYTFATGNGGGTNFIGASPERLLAIYNHQLTTDALAGSAPRGKTSGEDAELAKLLLSSEKEIHEHRVVIDFICDRLTRLGLNPNVPPQLLLLQLSNIQHLWTPIQATLPPGIHPLDILADLHPTPAVAGVPRDTACQEIRRYEAFDRGLYAAPLGWIDGYGNCEFIVGIRSALIEGDRARLYAGAGIVAGSDPDKELAEVQLKLKTLLKALV
- a CDS encoding cytochrome P450; amino-acid sequence: MKLPAGPRVPFFLQALQMIANPIAYLERNASRYGDPFTLHLLGGNSPPVVFLSHPEGIQQIFTSAAGAFELGKITDPFRPLTGSQSLIMQDGAKHQGTRQLLMPPLHGERLQSYGNQICDITAEAIAHWQPDTPLNLRQALSSISLKTILRVVFGMNPGERAHQLELLIEPFLESVNSTLNSVQFFWNPLQQDLGPWSPWGKFLRQQQQIDELIYAEIRDRRGQTDGSDVLSMLMSAQDEAGKGMGEAELRDQLITLLLLGHDTTASALTWAFYWIHQDSEVRSQLVAELDSLGSHPNPMAVAQLPFLQAVCQEALRLYPIALISQPRVVKEAVEIQGYEFAPGTVLVPCIYLAHRRPEVYPEPLTFKPQRFCDRKFSPYEYFPFGGGSRSCIGMALAMYEMKLVLATVLSRYELALCDRGPIRPHRRGITFVPSANFQLVVKQRRSAVLSAAMR